Genomic segment of Drosophila simulans strain w501 chromosome 2R, Prin_Dsim_3.1, whole genome shotgun sequence:
TTGCCGCGGTGCGAGGGCTGTGGTATCTTCGACCGTTGCTTCCAGTATCCGCGGAGGGAGCTGGAGCGCGACTGCGGCTGCCAGTTTGCCCTGCTGCACAAGGCGGATGTGGAGAGCTAGCAACCAGCGCACCGCGAAGCCTCCTCGGCGGCCGTGAGTGCGGCGTCCAGTCACGGACATGGCCACAGCCATGGCACTCCGGTGAACACCTATGTGCGCGGCCCCAGCGTCGATAATCAGTCCATTGTGGGCGCCAATGTGCTGGAGAATGTGGACAGCCTGGACGCAGGCGAGGGCAATGGGGACGACAACATCGAGGTGGAGGGTGAAGACGTTCCGGACAAGGATAGGGAGgatcagcagctgctgcagcgcgCCAAGGAGCCCGTTCATCGCATACTGCCACTGCAGGCGGCTGGTGCCATGAAGCAGCGCAAGTTCGCCCAGCAGCGCGGCATCCTGAAGAACTCCCAGGAGCGCACCttcgtcgaggaggacgaggtGCTGGAGGCCAAGAAGCAGCTCATTCTGCGCCGTCGCCGCCTGTTCAGCCACTATAGGCAGTATGACCAGTGGCGGAGGCGGCAATTCAGCTACGATCCCAGCTACTTTCGCCCGCCTCCGTTGCCGCCTCGAGCGCTGGGATGCGTTGATCACCAGCTGGGCGCCATCACGGATGCGAATCCCTCCGCCAGTGCCGGGCGAAGGAGGCGTCAGTACCGAAGGCAGTACTCCTGCGCGGATAGATCGCGGGAGGGATCGCGTGACAGTCGCGGCTCGTCGACgatgcagctccagctgcagaaGTACCACAGCATGGTGGCCAGCGACACCATCCACACCGAATCCTCGGTGCTCAACCACAGCAACTACAGCGAGCCGGCCAGCGTAAGTCAGCCAGCTAGTGTTGGGTGGAACGACCTCAAAACAGGTTGGCTCCCTTTGGCGAGGGAACAGGACGTGGTCACTTGGGACAAACTTAAGTTGAACCCACATTTGGTCAATTGGTTTTTACACGCTTCTGGGCTGTTTATTTAGCGTTTTGAAATATAAGTacttaagtatttaaaaagtgTTGTTAACCcttattactcatacgcactgttgacCTCTTTTAACAAAATTTGCTAATTTCATCTACGCCttttttacctttttattGGCCACACAAGTTATTTTATAATCAGAAAAAATTGGTTAGCTTTGGTTTCCTCGCCAAGGGTAGAGCCACTGACTTTGTCCAACAAAGTGAGCAGAATGTTCCCAACACTAGACCTCAGCACTTGCAGCTTGTGGAGCACGTTCACATGGTTTTGCCTGGAGTTCGAGTTCCTGTTCGATTTCGAGTTCGAGTTCCACTTCAGATTGCAGACCGGAGCACCAAATCGCACCACTCACCCATCAATATCAATCACCTTGTACAGATTAGCAGCTAACCCCACTGGATGGAAATGGCCCGCACCCGCTCACTTCTCGCTCACAGCAAAATCACAAATCGCAATCCGCATCCGCTTGAGTCCCGGCTTCGTGTCCTGTACTGCAGTAGTGTGTAGCCAGGTTGTAGATTGTCCATCGCTTGTCGCTTGTCCCTGTTCTTGTTGGTCCTTGCTCCAGTGTGGCGGGAGGTCCTTGATGCGggcttatgtgtgtgttttgcgtGTGAATCCCCCTGGGAACTGTCCGCTCTACCGTCTcctctctatctctttctaTCTCTCTTCCCTCTCTCTTGCTCTGCTCCTTTTGCGGAACGCAGTTCGACAGCAGTGAATGTGCCCACCCACCGTTGCACTGCAATAGCCGCGTAAGCAACTGGCCGGAGGATGCGGCAAACACCCAGCGGAGATCCTTACTGACCTACTTTTCATTGCAGCACATCCACATGCTGGCCGAGGAGCACTCCACCTCCATTTCGGAACGCTGCACCCGCAGCCGCATCAACTCGGCCATATTCGTGTCCTCGGAGGGGCGAGGCTTCGACTCCATAGAGTTCCTGCGGCGCCACGGATCTCAGAGTGTCCTCTGCAGGAAGGCCAAGAGTGCCGAGAACATCACGGATAACGGAAGAAGGGTGAGTTAGAACCGTACTATGATTGTAGGACCTTTTCTAAACGATAACCAATTAATCCCAATTGCAGAAGAGCCTGCGGCCGTGGCGCACCGACGATGAATCCTGCAAGCAGCAGCACCTCTCGCAGGACAGCAACGACATCGAGCTGAAGGAgtgcggcggcggtggaggagaGCTGCTCCGGCTGCCGGTCATCCACGATGGCAAGCAGACGCCCACGGCCGTGACCAGTCTGCTAGCGCGATCGGCGGCCATAACCACAGCCAACATGATTGTGGGCAGCATTTCGCTGGAGGCACCACCACCTTACATGCAGGACGACGAGGGCGATACGCTGTCCACGGCGGCACTCATTCACAGCGATGCAGCTGCCGTGGTACACGAGTCGCAGGACTCGGCGGAGACGGTGGAGGAGCTAGTCCATGTGCCGCTACTGGCCAGTGCCACTGCCACGGCCAGCGTTTCGGCCTCATCCTCGCCCAGCATTGCCATTGAGGCCAAGCCGCGCGTCCTGGTGCACCAGCGATCCTCGACCGCCTCCTCGTCGCCGCACAGCAGCCCCAAGAACCTGGGCAGCCTGGGACTGAAGATCGTCAAGCCCAAGATCAGTGCCGTGCCAATGGTTTCCGTCTCCGGACCCTCGCCGCCCATTGAGAAGCCGCCGCTGGCCGAGTGCTTGTAACAAATGGCAGCCGAAACATTTATCTAAGCTCGCACTGAAGGCAACTGGACCCTGGAACCCGGATAGCCCCCAAGAGTACCCAAAGCCGCAGAAAGAGTACCCATCCAAATCCTATTTCAATAATCTAAGACGAGATATGTAGTTGAGACGGAGAAAGTATGCCAGCTGCTCAAATAAGTGTTTCGGTGAGAGGCTTTAACAAGTAGATTGCAAGGACAAGGAAGTGCAAGGACGAGACAAGTAGTAATAGGATAGAAAATGAACCAGTGGTCATCACCAGGCAAGGAAAGCTTTGTATATTCAACAACGACTGACGTATACACATATGTGTAGTACATTATAAACGAAACCAATGGTAACCTGTAGAACTTTATAAGTCGATTATTGTGTACGagtatgtgtgtatgcataCCTATTAACTGATAAATCAGCTTTAACAACAAACAAGTAAACTATCAGGCTTTAATATTACGACGATGATGAATTTCTGGTTTAACCTAGTCCGTAGACTCACCTAGCTGTTGAAACTAATAAATCGATTCTCTTTAATTCTTCTCCTATACATATAGCCAAAACGAACACAGAACACTCGGGCACCACCACTGTTATACACGCGATCTAGATCTATATAGATTTACCAAatatatacatctatatatatatatttatacacccAGTAAAATTAGTTGTGTGCGCCTGAAGAGCCTCGCACGGATCAACAGGGTTTCAGTTCAAGATCCTCTAAGAATCCTGGGAAACAGTGTGATTCATGCCAGGCTCTTCTTCGTACCGCCAGAGGTTTTCGAACACCTGCTATACACTTAGCTCCTAGTTTTAAGAGAATGAAATCACATAGTCCAAATGTTACATGCTAGCATATCAAATTCTCTACTGTACCCACGACCAAAGCGAAACGTTTGAAACTGTAACTAGTCCATAATTAGCTTTAAGCAACCTATTACATGACTATTAACTAGACGTAGAGATTTTTGCAAAGTAAGTGCCCTGGACGACTTCTGAGTGTTTTTGAAACCAGACTCTTACGTGTATTCCGTGTAGATGTTTCTGTAGCGCGATCGTAACCTATACAAAAGAGTATGTCTCATGTTAGGCGAACTCATTGATGGATTTATAGAAGTTTATATAGGAACGATACGATACTATAGGAATCGATGGCACCAAGCCCATTTGCTCCCGCTCACTGGTTTAGGTAGTCTCTTTACATTTTAGTTATGATACTCCAAATTTATCTATCCACCTACGCGTTAGACACCTCAAATCTATCCTATCCAGTTCGTTTCAagaataaaatacaacaaatgtAAATACACATGCACTTGTACCTACATCAACTGAAAATATCTTCAGTGGAACACAAACGTTGTTATTAAGGAATTGTCAATTTATGGTCCAAAGCTACAATAAATAGAACATCATTTGGATGGGTCAGCAGTAAGCTTAACTAAGTTCTAGTTTACGTTCAATTCGctaacacaaaacaaaagtaaaactgTGTGAATGTGTATttttgaaatcaaataaatgaattacaTAAATGTAATCTTTTCATAAAGAGTTATTGGATATTTTCTCGAAAATCGCGCAATGATTGCCCTGGTCGTAGTAGCTTTTGATTAATTGTACCTCATGAAGTTGGGACACTAGGTTTTCCAGTTCCTCTTCCTCGAAAACATGATAGTATCGCAGATACGTGGTCTTCTGCTCATCCTTGGTTTTCCACGGCACCAGGACATCTTGCTGCTGGAACTCTGTGCGATTAGTGTGAATAGGAAGTGGGTTATTATTAGGCAGATTTTGCTCCAGTTCCTGATGTTGCTTCTGACGCTGCTGTTGCTCAGTGGTACGCTCCTTGTTCACTGCCTTATTTTGACGTAGATAAGTCGACTTCTTATCATTCTTTCGCTGATCCTTGGCCCAAACGTAAACCAAAGCACGCCCTCCAGGTCGGAGGACACGTGCCATCTCCTGCAAGGCGGCCAATCGACGCTCCTTGGTGGCCAGGTGATGAATAACCGCTATACTGATGCAGCCATCGATGCTGGACGAGCGAACGGGCACAGCGAGACAGTCGCATCGGAACACGTTTTGTCCCTTCCGACGACCTACAGCAAGTAGTCCTTGCGCTCTGTCGCAACCAACGGCCAGGAGCAGCGGGTTGCAGCCCAGATACTTGCCATTGCCGCAACCAATGTCCAGCACCACAGATTGGGGCTCAAAGGAGTCCAGAAATTCAGCTACTTGTGGCCAAGGCGTGTGTCGCGTTTCGCTAAAGTGATCCGCAATCTTATCATATACCTCGTGGACGTTCTGTTGCTCCAGAGTGACGGCCTGCGCAGCTAGTGATGCGTGCAACTCCTGTGGTACCTGGGTTTGCTGTGTGTCGCATAGCGCGGGGTACGAACAGTCGCAGGGACCTTTTCGTAGGCGTCGAAAAGTCAAAGATGTTCTTTTGCCGCGGGCTTGAGTTGTCAAACCGCCAGATGCACTGGGTACCACATCAATGTGCTTCGGTTTGATGCCGTGCGTCCAATCGTAACGAGCTTCACCCGACATTATCAGCAAGGATCGGCGCGGAAGTCTGACTTGTACCTGGTCATCTCCTCGACGGAAATCCATTACCACGTCGGATTGCAGGGACAGCGAAAGAATGGGATCCAAGAAAGCACTATGTGTGTCCACATGCGGGGGAATTCCATGACCGGGTTCATATTCATTCACTGTCAGCTGGTCAGGAGAACTCCAGTCCCAGGTGGAAGCGAAGCTATTTAGTCGTGGCCACAGAATATCACATGCTGATGGTATCGGCTGTTCCAGAGGCTTCGAGGGATCCACATTATTGCTGCCGTAAAGAAACTCAAAGCCAAAGTGCTTGACGTTTCGATGCTTTAAAGTTCCCGTGCCTTCGGAGGTTCTGCCATCCTCTCCAATGGCCCTCAACAGCGTTGACTCCTCCTCTTCGGTGACGAAGTCAGCTATTATGTGAAGGCCTCCGGGAAGAGGCTTGTTCCACTCACTTTTTCCCACAAGGGCCGGTAATTGCTTTACATAGCTAAGGTAGGCTACAGCTCCCTGTTGTCCAATGGTCGATATATTGTGCATCCCCTCATATATGAGCTGGGAGTCTTCCAAGCCGGCGCAGATCAAAAAACAGTACGATTTGCCCGGCAACATGACTACTTGGATGACTTTTCCACCGGTCGCGGCAGCTTCCGTGAGCAGACACTCCTCCGTGAGTCCATTGCTGAGTCCCACGTTGAGAATCGCCAGGAAAGTGGTGGGTTCAGCGCTTGGGGACACCTCGCAGTCACTTTTGATGATTGCCAGACATCTTCGCTGCTTTTTATCCGCCTTTTTGGCCTTGTTTACCTTTTGCTGCGTTTCCTCAACGTGCATCTCGCGGCCAGTGTGTACACCCcttttcaatgtttttatttctaaatAGGTCGATTTGTGAATACCCTTACATGCAACTTTAAGTAATTGAAGAACTTTGAATAAAGGTGAATAAGAAGAAGAGAAACAAAATGTTGTAGGTATAATTGGAGCAAGCGCTAATGCAaatgccaatatttttattgtacaCTAACCTAATAACCTAACACTAGTTGATGGTGAGAAACTATTAGTACAATATCGGGTGCGTACACCTCTGGCAGTCTACCAAACCCGGTCAATCATACTATTGTCCTGGGGCTTCTGGTTCATGGTGGTCAGTTGCTGGTGATAGTTGCGCATCTGGTTGCTGCGGCGTGGCTGCGCCAGGTACTCGAACATGCTCTGCAGGTGCTGGGACAGCATCTTGCTCAAATCGCTGGGCATGGGATCCGTCCAGAAGAAGTCGTGGTTCAGAGCTGTGTCCGCATCGATGCGTTTCTTGGGATCAAGGGTCAGCAATTTGTCTAATAGATCACAGCCGGTTTGATCCTTGACATACGGACGCAGGCGCTCCTTGACTCGACGCTTCTGGTTCTTTGGCAGCTCGATGGATTTGtacagctccagctcctccactCCCGGCCACACGTCCGGCGTAAAGGAGCCGCATAGCTGCGAGATAAAGgttagctgctgctgctccgtaTTACCTTGCATTATGGGCGAGCGAGTCCACATTTCGGCCATTATGCAGCCGGCTCCCCACATGTCCACGGGTGGACCGTAGTTCCGATCACCAAGTAGCAGCTCAGGCGGCCGGTACCACAAGGTTACTACGCGGTTGGTATAGCGATTCTTACTCTCGTTCTTTGGAATGCTAAAAGCACGGGCCAAGCCGAAATCAGCCAATTTTAGGATGCCATGCTTGGTAATCAGCACATTGGCAGCTTTCATGTCTCGGTGCAGGATCTAGTAATGCAAATGAACACAGATACATACaatacaaaaccaaaactttatGTCATTACTGACCTTGTTGCTGTGGATGTAGTACAAACCATTCAACAACTGCTGCATAACCTTCTTAATCTCGCCCAGACTGAACTTGACGTTCATGTTGGACAGAAGACCTGCCAAATCGTGTTCGCAGAAATCAAAGACCAAATAGAAGGTGGATCTGTAACCATTCGTGGCGGTGGCCTTGGTGCGGCAGATCTCGATCAGATTCACCACGTTCTCGTGcttcagcagctgcaggatgCGGATCTCTCGCAGAGCGGTGATGGGAAACTAGGGGagcacatatataaataaggaATTCGTCTCTTAAGATGTTGCTTTTCACGCACGCCCTCCTTTTCGTTGTCCATCAGCACCTTCTTCATGGCCACAAACTTCTTGTTGCCCTTTTTCTCGCGAGCCTTAAAAACCTCTCTGTAATCAAAGAGATCGTATGGTTTAGTTCAAAGTTAGTTTTCACCAATTTGGAGACATACCCGAAGGTGCCTTGGCCAATTTTCGCCACCTTTTCGTATTTGTTGCTCTCGTCGCAGTAGGGAAAGTCGTAGTCCTCGATGTACTTTTGTTTCTCCATCAGGGACATCGTGCGCGACGAGCTGGAGCCCACGTTGGAGGGCGTCGACCCCGAAGGCTGCTGGAGCATGTGGGACATGTGCGCCATGGTTAAATTTGCCTCTATTTGTACAGTTTTCACAATCACAGTTTCGCGAGAGGCCGACCgtcgaaaagaaagaaatcgGCAACAATTGGTGTTTCTACAGCTGTTGACTAAAATAATACCGGTGTGCACACACTGCCAAGCCCTATCGATAAGAAATCGATGGGTCAAACAGCTGGGTAGTAATCACTTTTCGATTGTTGGTATACACTGGCCAAGTGATATAACCTAGCCAAAATTTGTCCAACAAATAAAAGCCGAATTAATGAATAAACTGTTGAATATAGCCCAGGCAGGGCAGCGGCAGTTTGTCCGGGAATATGCATTCAAGTCGGACCTGAAAATCAAATGGGTGCGCCCCGAGAAGATCGCGTGCTATAAGCCCGAGAAGAGCGGTGATCTGGCCAAGCTGCCTCCTCTGAAAGCCGACGAACTGATGCCGGAATTCAGGGACTGCAAGGAGCTGGATAAGTATGTTGCAGAATTCGCTAAATATAATAGTTTATTAATATCATATCACCATTTTGTAGAGCCGACGAGTCAGTTAAGTCCTTGTTCAAACTGAGCAACAATGCCAGTTACCTGACCACGAAATTCTATCGCGATGAGATGGTCAAGGAGGTGCAAAGGCATGCCCAGGATTTCGGCTCAATGGAGGCCAAATGTATGTACCTTTGCAGAGTGCACATATAGCATTTGCCCCCAAATTTACCCTCCTTTCAGTGGCAAAAATGACTGCAGTGATACGCCGCTACCAGGAGCACATGGACAAGAACCCGCGCGACAAGATGATCAAGGTGCGACTCAAGGAGCTCATCGACAAACGCAAGAAGTTCCTCAAGTACTTGAGACGTTGGGATTATCCCCGCTTCGAGTGGATTCTCGAGAAACTCGACCTGGTGTACAAGCCACCGCCCACACATTTCCACTGGATCACCCGCAAGGAGTCCctgcaaaagttgaccgacACATACTGCGAAAACCTAAAGGAAGAGCGGCTGGAGGCTTACCACAAGCAGCTCCAGGCCCAGCAAATACCCTTCCTTGAGGAGGCCATCAAGAAGATGCAGTTCGTGCGGCAGGAGCAGATTTCCTGCGATGTCCCCGTGACCGTGACAGAAGAGAAGATCGCCGATTCAAAAAGGCAGCTGGAAATGCtgaaggagctgcagcaggcgGAGGCAGCCGCCAGCAGCAAGAAACAAAACGAGGATGGCTTCAATTAGGCCCGATTCTTTAATGTTACGGTGTCTtacaataaatgtaaatgctGGTGTTCTtaaattatatgttttattataCTTTAAGAGTTAGACTGGACATCGTACCCTATGTCATGATCATCTGAGCGCAtactggcaaataaataagaaggCAAGCATGATTGCCTtagaaaaatgtgtaaaaacaGATGCAATTAAAGAGAAGTTCCTAAAGGGTACGGTTTGCAGCTAACGTCTGCCGGACGAGGAGGTTTTCCgcctgccgccgctgctggaGCTACTCGAGCTGCTTGACGAAGAGTCGCTGGAGCTGGACGAActggacgacgacgaggaggacacGGAAGAGGTAGAGTCGCGTGACGTACGCTTGCGCTCCTTGTCGCCATTGCCAGTGGCCTCTTTGCTCTTGACATCCGTGGAAGTGACTTCTTCGTCGCCCCAGAGATCGTACTTTGATAGATCCTCGTCGTCtccctcgtcgtcgtcctcatcTTCTTCCTCATCATTCCGCTGCTCATCTCGGCTAGACCTTCTGGGCCTCTTGGAGTCCTCTCGATGCTCGCCGTGCTTTCGCTTCTTGCGACGACCGAACTCATCGTACTCACTATCCGAATCCTGACGATCCTTGTACTCTACCACGCCGCGATCATTGTATCCACCGCCAAAGCCTTCAAAGAAACTGGTTAAGTGGGTTTTGAAGCGGATAGGCTTCTACGGACTCACCAGTCCGCTCCTCCACATCCGAGAACTTTGGAGCGTTGCACATATTGCAGGTTTGGCGACGGGCCCAGTTCACATTTGCGCACTTGCTGCACTGCCAGTCCTCGGCACTGAACAAGCCCCGCGACTTGTCGGCCGCCGCCTTGCCAATCTCAGTGCCCAGCTTCTTCTTGCTTgagctgctgctactgctgctgctcccgttGCCGCGTTCCCGCTCCCGGTCTCGATCCCTGTCGCGCTCCGGCTTATCACTGCCATCGCGGTCCCGGTCGCATTTGTTGCACTGCAAACGGCGGGCGAAGTTCAGATGGCGACAGCTGCAAAATCGAGGGAAGTGTGAGACTCGCAGGACTCCTCACTTGGCCGCTATCACTGCATCTTTACGGGCACTCACTCGTAATCTGGGCAAATCCAATCGCCAGGCGAAGCGACGCCGCTGCTTCCCGCGGCCCCTGATGCCACGCCTCCATTTGAACTGGACATGCCTAGGCCTTGGCTGCGTCCTCTGCCTAAGGATAATGCTAATGGGCGTCCAAGTGATCCTCCTCAGGCCTTAGGAGCAGCATTTAACAGAGTTTTTTTTACCAATATTATATTCTGTATACGGTACGAAATAAAGTGGTCAAAACATCGATACTCTTATCGATAGTCTGGCTTCCGATGCAACATTCGATAGGtcattcaaattttatttaggGTACtccaaaatttgttttggaatttaattttaattcaactGAATTCCAGCTATCAACTTCTTTGCTATAAATCGGAAACCTATATCGAAGGTTTCTAAGCTCTAAACATTTTCCTAGTAAAAATAGGGCACCCAAAAAGAGGAGTACAATATAGCAACAAAAGTTATTGACAACAATCTGTGATTATCGCCACTCTGCCAGTAGTTTTGCGTATAAAATTGGTCCAGAAACACTTCAAGAAAACAATTGCACTCGCGCCTTTCCCAGACAATGAACCACAGGAACTTGTATACTTTTAGAGTTTTATTTCCTTAGTTTACAAACAAAAGCCGCTCCAAAAGTAAACactgattttgttttgtcgGTTGTTGATTGGTTGGTAAAGAAGTTTGACTAACGCATAACCAGCAGCTTTTGGGAATAGCAGGCGATGCCCGCAGACGTGCTTTCCTCCATCAGGCTTACTTCTTGCCAGTGCCGATCTTGGCCTTGGCAGTTCCGCGCACCTTCTTCATCCTGTTGCGACGCTCCTTGCGCTGCTTGCGGGTCTGCTTCTTCTGTTCGAAGAGGCCGTGACGGGCCAGGCGGTACTTGGGCTCGAACTTCTTGGCGAAGTCCAGGGTGTCGTAGATGAGGGCGAAGCCGGTGGAGCGGCCGCCACCGAAGTTGGTGCGGAATCCGAAGGCGAAGACCACATCGGGAGTGACCTTGTACATGGCGGCGAGCTTCTCGCGGATCTCGGTCTTGTTCACCGACGACAATCCTGGGTGGAGGACATCGCAGACCATCTGTTTCCTGGCGAGCAGGCGGTTGGTCATGAACTTGCGGGTGCGGATGGTAGCGGTTGTACCGGACATTTTGACGGAGCTGCAATAGGATGGTAGTGGATTAGCTTGGGCCTTTCATTCAAACAAAATGCTCGCCAGTCCGGATTGTTTTTGTCGCTTTTGAGCGACACAACATAACCTCACTGGCCGTGGGTGCTCCATGTCTCCACGTGTGACATGTTTCTGGGCTTATTCGCCGCCCATGGACATTGCCCTCAATCACGGAGCTATGAGCACTTTGCTGGCGGTCATTGCCTGCATTTTTAGGCAGTTCTGAGAGTTAGTTACCTTTTAAAACACTCGAAAAGGTTTTAAACACGTCGTTTTGCGAACGCGATTTATTAGAAAGGAAGATGGCCGTTTCAGAGATGGAAGAAATGGCGATGATTCGATACTATCGATATTTCCAGAAATATGGCATCACCAGTATTTTTCGCCCAACGTTGTTGCCAGATCGTAGCGTATATttgaataatacaaaaatccTCAGTAAGTTATGGTAATCTGAATGACCTGAAACctactttaatttattgaatttgattatttttagcGCCAAATTGAGTAACAAGTCCCTATTAACAAGTTTTAGTcaactttatttttcttttttccacaGCTGCAAAGCCGTGTAATTAAATAGAAGAAAACATTTGGGAATTACAACATGATAATCACCTTATTGACTCCGActttaaaaatagataaacttaaattgtataattagTTCAAAGACCAGgtttaaaacaattgtttaTTAGATGTTTTATAAACGCTTTATAATTATTAGTTTGTGCGAAaaagaagtcaacaaatctTGACTTTCTTGAATGGCAGCAACCAACGTTCTGATGATTCAGCTTTTCTTTCATTCATGTTCTTGGGAATGCTTTCTTATATTTCATCAAAAACTGCACAGAATGCactttatttaaacattaaaccTAATTTACTTTGGTCGACTTGGAGTTGTTTTTCTTATTCCAAATATAAAAGCCGCCAAAACTCAGGGCCGCCAGTAAGGTTACGACTAGAGTAGCTATTCCGGCATAGAACACGAAGAGGTCGAACAGGTGCAGCTGGCAGGATGAGATTCCAATGCCTCGGGTCCTCAGAGCCGATCCTCCCTTGTGCCGGGCCACGTAGTTCACCCAGAAGAGAGCGCTGGCGAGAGCGCCAAGAGGACGGTCCCTGAACTCCAGGGACACATCCCGGATGGTCAACTGGAAGTGTGACTCGAGGAGTAGCCTGTCCACTGCCCAGTTTAGTGACTCAGTAGTCACATTGCCCTCCTCCAGCTGTAGGCCCACTCCTAATCGCACGGCTAGCTCCATGTTCCGAACTTCGTGCTGGAATAGGGGCAATCCCAGAATGGGCACATTCCGCATGATGCCCTCCTGCAGGTTGAGGAGGTCTCCATTGGTTAGGAAAGCCTTGACTCTCGGATGGGCCAGGATGTCTATCTGCGGCACCGCATGCTGGATCATAACATTCTTTGGCAGTCCCTCCAGGGTCTTGACGTCGTGACAGGTCCAGATTATGCTCTGCTTTCTGGAGGAGAAGAAGGCAAACAGAGTCTCGAGTTTCTCCTTGGGTAGCTGGCCACAAGCCTGCTCATTGCCCAGTTGAACGTAGATGGCTCCAGGACGCGCCTCCTCCAGGAAGCGCTTCACATTCCAGGGCAGCTCCTTGGGACCACGGATGTGAAGTCCACCGGCGGGAACTATCTGTTGGATACTAACTTTAGGAGTTATCAATGGCACATGACTATTGAGCAGCAGCACGGATAGCTGGCTGGCCTGCAGCTCGGGAATAGAGCTCTGCAGCTGGAAGTACTTGGCCACCAACTGCTCCTGACCGCCGTAGTGATCCTTGATGAACTGCTTACGGCGAGCAATACATGTCCGGATATTTTCCAATCGCTCGGAGAAGCCCATTTCGGGTTGATCCCGCTCAAAGTCGATGGGTGAACAAGCGGCTGGTACCAGTGCCTCCTGTACGGCATCCATGTAGTTGCCGAAGTCCGTAGAAATAATCCCTACAACTGGCCGCTGATGGAGAGCTCCCAGTGCCAACAAAGCCTCTGTGTAGAAGTAGTCCACTAGGATCACATCGAAATCGAACTCAAGATAGGACATCTTCAGCAGCCTTTGGATGGGCTCTTGGGCGAGGAAGTGGTCCAAAGCGCGCGCTCCAACGCTGGCCAATGACTGGCGGAGTTTTTCAATCGGTAGGCGACCAAGATCAGCAAGGTTTCCTTTGGGAGCCGCCTGTTTTTGCACTGTATGTAGATATAGATATACTTCGTGACCAATATTCTCCAGACGCTTACTTACATTCGCTCCAAAAGGGAAACTCCGCTGTGACCGTTTCTGTAACATTATCCAGAGATTCTCCCAAACCATGACCGGTATATACTTCAATCTATTTCAAATAACTTTCCTTTGATTTCTACAAGTTTTAAACGACAGCACTTCCACTTACAGTGTGCTCCCGATTAGCCAACTCGGTGACCAGAGTCCGCATCACCG
This window contains:
- the LOC6735724 gene encoding alkylated DNA repair protein alkB homolog 8 encodes the protein MHVEETQQKVNKAKKADKKQRRCLAIIKSDCEVSPSAEPTTFLAILNVGLSNGLTEECLLTEAAATGGKVIQVVMLPGKSYCFLICAGLEDSQLIYEGMHNISTIGQQGAVAYLSYVKQLPALVGKSEWNKPLPGGLHIIADFVTEEEESTLLRAIGEDGRTSEGTGTLKHRNVKHFGFEFLYGSNNVDPSKPLEQPIPSACDILWPRLNSFASTWDWSSPDQLTVNEYEPGHGIPPHVDTHSAFLDPILSLSLQSDVVMDFRRGDDQVQVRLPRRSLLIMSGEARYDWTHGIKPKHIDVVPSASGGLTTQARGKRTSLTFRRLRKGPCDCSYPALCDTQQTQVPQELHASLAAQAVTLEQQNVHEVYDKIADHFSETRHTPWPQVAEFLDSFEPQSVVLDIGCGNGKYLGCNPLLLAVGCDRAQGLLAVGRRKGQNVFRCDCLAVPVRSSSIDGCISIAVIHHLATKERRLAALQEMARVLRPGGRALVYVWAKDQRKNDKKSTYLRQNKAVNKERTTEQQQRQKQHQELEQNLPNNNPLPIHTNRTEFQQQDVLVPWKTKDEQKTTYLRYYHVFEEEELENLVSQLHEVQLIKSYYDQGNHCAIFEKISNNSL
- the LOC6735725 gene encoding cyclin-dependent kinase 9 gives rise to the protein MAHMSHMLQQPSGSTPSNVGSSSSRTMSLMEKQKYIEDYDFPYCDESNKYEKVAKIGQGTFGEVFKAREKKGNKKFVAMKKVLMDNEKEGFPITALREIRILQLLKHENVVNLIEICRTKATATNGYRSTFYLVFDFCEHDLAGLLSNMNVKFSLGEIKKVMQQLLNGLYYIHSNKILHRDMKAANVLITKHGILKLADFGLARAFSIPKNESKNRYTNRVVTLWYRPPELLLGDRNYGPPVDMWGAGCIMAEMWTRSPIMQGNTEQQQLTFISQLCGSFTPDVWPGVEELELYKSIELPKNQKRRVKERLRPYVKDQTGCDLLDKLLTLDPKKRIDADTALNHDFFWTDPMPSDLSKMLSQHLQSMFEYLAQPRRSNQMRNYHQQLTTMNQKPQDNSMIDRVW
- the LOC6735726 gene encoding 28S ribosomal protein S15, mitochondrial, whose product is MNKLLNIAQAGQRQFVREYAFKSDLKIKWVRPEKIACYKPEKSGDLAKLPPLKADELMPEFRDCKELDKADESVKSLFKLSNNASYLTTKFYRDEMVKEVQRHAQDFGSMEAKLAKMTAVIRRYQEHMDKNPRDKMIKVRLKELIDKRKKFLKYLRRWDYPRFEWILEKLDLVYKPPPTHFHWITRKESLQKLTDTYCENLKEERLEAYHKQLQAQQIPFLEEAIKKMQFVRQEQISCDVPVTVTEEKIADSKRQLEMLKELQQAEAAASSKKQNEDGFN
- the LOC6735727 gene encoding zinc finger Ran-binding domain-containing protein 2; protein product: MSSSNGGVASGAAGSSGVASPGDWICPDYDCRHLNFARRLQCNKCDRDRDGSDKPERDRDRDRERERGNGSSSSSSSSSKKKLGTEIGKAAADKSRGLFSAEDWQCSKCANVNWARRQTCNMCNAPKFSDVEERTGFGGGYNDRGVVEYKDRQDSDSEYDEFGRRKKRKHGEHREDSKRPRRSSRDEQRNDEEEDEDDDEGDDEDLSKYDLWGDEEVTSTDVKSKEATGNGDKERKRTSRDSTSSVSSSSSSSSSSSSDSSSSSSSSSSSGGRRKTSSSGRR
- the LOC6735728 gene encoding 40S ribosomal protein S24 yields the protein MSGTTATIRTRKFMTNRLLARKQMVCDVLHPGLSSVNKTEIREKLAAMYKVTPDVVFAFGFRTNFGGGRSTGFALIYDTLDFAKKFEPKYRLARHGLFEQKKQTRKQRKERRNRMKKVRGTAKAKIGTGKK